The sequence TCTATTTCTTCTGTATGGAGTTTGTCAGGTCGTTTTGAAGTATAAGGGTCTACACCATAAGAGCGGCTTCTTTTCCACGACTCGGCAATAACCGGCCTTATTACGTGGTTATTGATTTCTCCTGTCTCTATAAAGGCCCGCCATGCTCTGTAGAATTCCGGTTTCTTTTTTAAAATAACCTGACCCGGCACAATATCCTCCCCCTTTCCTGCCATTTATTATGAACCCAACTTGATTATAGCACTAGTCAGCGGCCTGTTCAATGTTAGATTCTACATAGCCCGGAATCTATATCGAAGTAATATTGCCCGAAACGTATATCGGCGGCATACAGACATAAAAATGCCTCTTTCAATATAGGCAAATTACATCAATCCTACATAAAATAAACTAGATACACGAAAAGAGGTGCTGCCCGTGAAAGATGAGCATATTGAATTTCCTTTATTGCTTTCGAATTATATCCTGGGAACACTTATAATCGGCTTTTCTTTATATGTTTATTATTACAAAAAAAACACTGTCCCTCTATATATAACCCTTGCCATTGTAATAGCGGGGCCTATTGAAGACATCCTCGTATATTTAATAAAATCTATGGGTCATATTCCAGATTATCAAAAGAGGAAATATATATTGCTTATTGATCAGTTAACCAGTTTGGGTTTTCTATTCTTTCTATTGCTTGCTATTATAGAATCTTCAAGATGACTATAAGTTACAGCATATCACTTAACCAGGTTTTTCAAATTTTGCAGTGCAATAAAGAAGGATTTTACCGCCCATTCAAGAAGCTATTGCTGCAAAAACCTTCCCGGAACTGCTTCCCCATCCCCGGGTGATTTCCTCGAAAAATTTGATGGGGCCGGAAAGGAGATAATTATTACTCAGATGGGCCCTACAATTGCTGCATATGCTTCTGAAGGGGGCCTGCTCATCAGCTTCTGAAACAAAATTTTTTTAATTCAATATTGACTACTGCTATATTTTAATATAAACTTATTACTAAATATACAATCTCTTATCAAGAGAGGTGGAGGGAAGGGCCCTATGAAACCCGGCAACAGCTGCGCAAAAACGCAGAATTGTGCCAATTCCTGCAGTGGGTAAACTAAATTTTACACCACTGAAAGATGAGAGAGGTTAAAAGTTTATATGTATTTATAAACAAAACCTCTTTCATTGGAAAGGTTTTTTTATTTTTCCAAAAAAGGAGGTCTTTTTTATGTCAAAACAGGTTAAATCCTACGAAGAAATCAATGAAAAGATCAAGAAGGGTGAAGCGGTTGTACTAACCGCAGAGGAAATCATCGAAATGGTTGAAGAACAGGGTATAAAAGAAACGGCCAAGAAAGTTGATGTGGTTACAACGGGAACCTTCGGACCGATGTGTTCTTCAGGAGCATTTCTAAATTTCGGCCACAGCGATCCACCCATAAAGATGTCAAAGGTATGGTTGAATGATGTCCCTGCATATACCGGCCTTGCTGCCGTTGATGCATATATCGGAGCCACCGAATTATGTGAAAGAAACGGCAAAACCTACGGAGGAGCCCATGTTATAGAAGACCTGATATCGGGCAAGAAAATAAAATTAAAGGCTATAGGGTCCAGAACTGACTGCTACCCCAGAAAGGAAATAGAGGGCTATATACATAAAGACACCCTTAATGAATGTTTCCTTTTCAATCCCAGGAATGCTTACCAGAACTATGCAGCTGCCACTAATTCAACGGATAGAATTCTTTATACCTATATGGGTACGCTCCTGTCCAATTTCGGTAATGTAACCTATTCCACTTCAGGCCAATTAAGCCCTCTTTTAAATGACCCTGAATTGAGGACTATCGGGATAGGTACAAGGATATTTCTAGGCGGGGCTCAGGGATTTGTTGCATGGAACGGAACCCAGCACAACCCTTCAAGACAGAGGTCGGACAGCGGGATTCCGGTAGGACCGGGCTGCACCTTGAGCCTGATAGGTAACCTGAAAGATATGAGCCCTGAATTCATAAAAGCAGCTGTGTTTCACAAATACGGGGTGAGCCTGTTTGTAGGTGTTGGGATACCTATTCCCATCCTAGATGAAGAGATGGCAAATTTCGCGGCCGTCAGGGACAGGGATATTAAAACGGTTATTCTGGATTACGGCATCCCCAGCCGGAACAGGCCGCTCATTAAAACAGTAAACTATGAAGAATTAAAATCAGGGGAAATCGAACTAAACGGAAAAAGGGTGCCTACAGCTCCCCTCTCCAGCATATATAAGGCACGTCAGATCGCAGAGATACTGAAAGACTGGATTAAAAAGGGAAAATTCCTGCTCCAGCAGCCGGTAGAGCAGTTACCTAAAGATATTCAATTTAAGCCTTTAAATATAGAGGAGTGTGAATAAAATGACAAAACAAAGGTTTACCTTAAACTTCCCTCCGGAAAGCTCTGAAAAACCTTTAACATACCATCTTATAAAGGATTATAATCTTAAGATAAACATTCTAAAAGCAGAGATAACAGCGGGCAAGGAAGGTCATCTGCTGATAGAGGTTGAAGGAGATGAAGCTGATCTAGAAAATGGGCTCAAGTTCCTGATGGATGAGAATATTGAAGTAATACCGTTAAACCAGCAGATTACCCTGAAAGAAGATGAGTGTGTTCACTGCGGTGCCTGTACAGCCGTTTGTTTTCCCGGAGCGTTAAAACTCGACAGGGAAACATGGAAGCTGATTTTTAAACCCGAAGAATGTGTTGTATGCGGTCTTTGTGTTAATGCCTGCCCCCTGGGAATTATCAATATTGGTTTTGGTACCGGGGTCAGGGGGGAATAAGATGTACCAACCCCGCTTTTACAGAAAGGAAATGGGCAGTGATAGATTTAAGGCCTTTACAGTATTATATAAAGAAACAGACCTGTGGATCGGGGTAAACGGCAATTGTAATATCGGTAGAGTAAAGGAGTTTGTTTTAAATAAGATTATAGAGCTGAGGAATCAGCTAGAAAATTATCTCAGGCTGGACCCGGGTTTTTTCAAGTCTCTATCCCCATATAGAGTACAAGAATACGCACCGGAAATCGCCAAAATCATGGCCGACGCTGCCGCTCGGGCCGGAGTAGGCCCAATGGCAGCGGTAGCCGGCGCTTTTTCCCGGGAAATAGGGAAAAGTGTAGAAGAAGAATTCGGAATCGAAGAAATAATCATCGAAAATGGCGGGGATTTATACTTGAAATCTAAAGAAACCCTCTTTATATCCGTATATGCCGGGAATTCTCCTGTATCGGGCAGAATCTGCATTGAGATTCCCCCGGTTCTTTCCCCCCTTGGAATATGCACTTCTTCGGGAACCGTCGGCCATTCTTTAAGCTTTGGAAAAGCCGATGCCGTCACTGTTCTGTGTAAAGACGCACCGACAGCTGATGCATATGCAACGGCTTTGGGGAACCTGATAAAAGGGCCGGAAGGTATTCAGAAGGCCCTTGATAAGGCACCAATGATCAAGGAAGTCCTGGGGATAGTTGTAATTGTAGGAGATAAAATAGGGGCCAGGGGTAATTTCAAACTAGTGCCGGTTATCTAAAATTAAAAAATTTTTGAATAACTAGAGGTTATCCAACTCAAATAAATCAAAGTTAGTCAATTTATTTTAAAATTTTGGTCCGAAAATATTTCCCGATGTATTTTAATTTAAAAAAATCTTGCTAATTACAGAGAGCTAAAAATTCGATTCCCATATAAATATATTTTGTGAGAGTAATTATATCAAACACCGGCCGTTGGGTAACCTTTTGTATCCTTTTTCTAAAGGGTGACATATTAGTGCATTCTAAAACAATGCTCTTTACATCGGGATTTTCCTTTATAAGCTGAAGAGACTTGATTTCCATTTCTTTTTCACATTTTTCAAAATCGAGGTCTTCTTCATTCCCTAGAAAAACTCGTGAAAATTCTTCCATATCGTCCATTCCTGTCACTACTATGGGTATTTTTTTTATTCCTACACTCTCAAAATGCTTCTGAGTAAGAGATGCTTTGCTAGCTGTTATGATCCCTACTTTCCCTCTGCTACCCATAATTTTAAAAATAAAAGGGACCTGAATCAAACTAGAAGTAAAAACAGGTATATTGACTGAAGCTGCTAGTTGATTTTGAAACATTGCTAGAAAACCACAACTCGTTGTTATCGCTTTTACACCTTCCCTTTCTAGTTCTCGAGCTCCTTCAATAAAGGGCTCAAGCAGGGTAATATCTGCTTCCTTAACTACCCTCTCAGGCAGAGCAAATTTAATTTTTTTATATTTAACAGGGAAAGGAAAAGAAAGGGCATTTCCGATATCTCCTACCGCTCTAGGAAAACGGGTATCAAGCATCAAAATACCGATAGCCTCTCCATAATTTGTGTATCCGCCTTTTAACTTCATTCAACATCTCTCCCTTATGAAGAATATTTTGAGCCGGGAAAAGTCTTTCCCGGCTAAACTACGAAAAATAACCTATTGTTATATAACAAGGTTTATTGGATTTGCTTAGTAAAGTCACATTAGATAAACCATGCAATAAATCCTGATATTGCGAAATAGATTGTAACAGGAAGCGTAAGCAACATAACCTTTATCGGATCTACCTTTTGATTTATAATTCCTCCTACTATTCCCACTACAACAAAAGCTGTTAAGCCTACAGGGGGCATTGACTGCCCTGCCATGGCCAAGTGCCCT is a genomic window of Koleobacter methoxysyntrophicus containing:
- a CDS encoding homocysteine biosynthesis protein, producing the protein MSKQVKSYEEINEKIKKGEAVVLTAEEIIEMVEEQGIKETAKKVDVVTTGTFGPMCSSGAFLNFGHSDPPIKMSKVWLNDVPAYTGLAAVDAYIGATELCERNGKTYGGAHVIEDLISGKKIKLKAIGSRTDCYPRKEIEGYIHKDTLNECFLFNPRNAYQNYAAATNSTDRILYTYMGTLLSNFGNVTYSTSGQLSPLLNDPELRTIGIGTRIFLGGAQGFVAWNGTQHNPSRQRSDSGIPVGPGCTLSLIGNLKDMSPEFIKAAVFHKYGVSLFVGVGIPIPILDEEMANFAAVRDRDIKTVILDYGIPSRNRPLIKTVNYEELKSGEIELNGKRVPTAPLSSIYKARQIAEILKDWIKKGKFLLQQPVEQLPKDIQFKPLNIEECE
- a CDS encoding NIL domain-containing protein; protein product: MTKQRFTLNFPPESSEKPLTYHLIKDYNLKINILKAEITAGKEGHLLIEVEGDEADLENGLKFLMDENIEVIPLNQQITLKEDECVHCGACTAVCFPGALKLDRETWKLIFKPEECVVCGLCVNACPLGIINIGFGTGVRGE
- a CDS encoding UPF0280 family protein; this translates as MYQPRFYRKEMGSDRFKAFTVLYKETDLWIGVNGNCNIGRVKEFVLNKIIELRNQLENYLRLDPGFFKSLSPYRVQEYAPEIAKIMADAAARAGVGPMAAVAGAFSREIGKSVEEEFGIEEIIIENGGDLYLKSKETLFISVYAGNSPVSGRICIEIPPVLSPLGICTSSGTVGHSLSFGKADAVTVLCKDAPTADAYATALGNLIKGPEGIQKALDKAPMIKEVLGIVVIVGDKIGARGNFKLVPVI
- a CDS encoding aspartate/glutamate racemase family protein; translated protein: MKLKGGYTNYGEAIGILMLDTRFPRAVGDIGNALSFPFPVKYKKIKFALPERVVKEADITLLEPFIEGARELEREGVKAITTSCGFLAMFQNQLAASVNIPVFTSSLIQVPFIFKIMGSRGKVGIITASKASLTQKHFESVGIKKIPIVVTGMDDMEEFSRVFLGNEEDLDFEKCEKEMEIKSLQLIKENPDVKSIVLECTNMSPFRKRIQKVTQRPVFDIITLTKYIYMGIEFLALCN